Within the Aspergillus luchuensis IFO 4308 DNA, chromosome 5, nearly complete sequence genome, the region ACACACTGGTGACTGTCCCGATGACACCTCCCTGCAACAGCTACTAGCAACCGCACAGGAAAATGGGTGGCAACGTTGCTTTTCATGCTGGCGAGTGGTGGAATTAAATTATGGTTGCAACCATATGATGTATGTGGCCTTGTTCCCTTGTCTCCGAACGCTTTCATCAGTTCATTTCATTCTATTCTgttctttctattcttcgtgtttttttcttcattttccaattttcttttctctttttcttttttgggtTTTTCCACAACTCCAAATCTGACAAATATCGACAATAGCTGTCGCTGCGGTGCCGAATTCTGTTACAATTGCGGTCTACAGTGGAAGAATTGCCAGTGTGAACAATGGAATGAGCATCGTCTCCTTGCCCGTGCATATCAAATAATCGATCGAGAAGCGGATCAGCCGGCAGCTGCGGCCCTCCCACAAGATGCCGACGAAGCCCTTGTGGAGGGTCAGCTCGTACCGGAGGCTCATGAGCCTCAATTTCAAACTCAGCAGGTGCACTCTGAGGATACAATTGTGGCAGGTGAGGAGCCAATTGcagctcttccttctcctacTACTCGCACAGCACGAGATGTTTTGGTTGCAAGAACTATGCAAGAGCTCAGAGACAATCATGAGTGTGGGCACAGCAAATGGAAATACTTACGTGGGCCGCATCGATGTGAAGAGTGCTTTCATCATTTACGCGAATATATATTCGAGTGTCGTCAATGCCGGATTCAAGCATGCAATCGATGCAGAAGGAACAGACTGTAACTCAAGTGAAGGTATTTAACTCACATGATATGTTAATTAATGCCAAGTACACATAAAGTCTAACTGTATACAGACTAGTTTCGAGAAGGCTAGGCTCTACGTTTAGGAGAGTCTGAGGTGCGCATGGTGGTTGTGCGAATGACTACATTGATTCTTAAGTATGTGCAAAGTAATTTTGACAAGTTTTCTCCATCCGTAGTTCATCTGGCAGGGGCGTAAAAAATCTGTCAATTTTTTTGATCTATAAAAATTCCTGGGGTTTAACTTGGCAAGTTGTTATATATTCCCTGTATGACAGGTACCAACCGGCTGTTTCCCAGTCAATGATGCCTACAATATCATCCCCACAGACAAGGACATTCAAGCTGCTGAGATCGCCAAGAGTATATACGATGGGCCAACCACGATTGTATTGTCTGATCAGTTTCTGAGTTTCAGTCAAGTACCGGGTCAAAATCCATGCCAACTGGTAAAATGTTGATGGAGGCTTAGGATACTGAAAAAAAGCCCTAAATATAAGAAAGCGCCCGAAAAAAAGCAATCGAACACAGGTCTTCTACTAACATAGGAGACCTCTATACCTTCTGGAAGCCGAAGTTCCTGCATCTCCTGGACTATTATCATCAATTGTGTAGGAAGTTTCATCTTTAATTCTTTGCTTCGGTCAATCCAGCCAATGCCAATTATATTTTCATTGATCCTTTCCATCACGACGTAAGAGCAACCTTCATGTGTGAAGGCGCAAAAGATCTTGGGGACTTGGATGGACGTATACTGTGAGATGAAACGCATGATCGCTGTTTTTAAGAAGTCTAAATGTTGCCCGCACTTGACACAATGCCGATCTGTCAATATAAGAACAATTCCTTCGAGAGGTCGGATCCTTCTAAAACCGCAATCACCAATAGTGTTAAATGTCGGCTGAAAGTACTGTCATTGATCAGACTCGAGACCTGGGCATCGCAGTTCTGCGCGCGAGAAATCAATAGATTGCATTTTCAAACAGTCTATAACACTGAGCAAGGGGCTGTATACGGACGGCATCGACTATGGCTGTCAATAACGTTGTCTCACTAGAGAATATCAAAGCACTTGGGAGTAGACCTCGCCAAAACCCGCCCAAGAACCAACCCGCCCGCCAGATACCCGACCCACGGGTTGGGTCGGGTCTTAGTCAGCAAACCCGCGGGCGGGTTTCGAGTTAGTCAACCCGGCCCAAAACCCAACACGGGTACCCGTGTAACccgcaaaagcaaaaaaaggtGATAGATCACATTGCATAAACTTGTGCCGTAATATTCCTCAACCACCGTGTAATCACTGGGTCTAGTGCAAGAAGTCAATTGATTCTGTCTACTATTCGATCTGCGAAGAAATTCATGAAGTGATTGTGATATTAATACTCTATACATTCGTGACCCGCCCTAATACAATTCGTAACCTTGTAGTCTACTAGATGGCACTGTGACCCTCCCTGAGGACCTTTTTTGAGATCTGTCGCGGAGCTGCTGAATTGGGGGTGGAAGCAATTCATCGTCAGtagcctcctcctcgttctgctccttctccccgtcatcttcctcgttctgctccttctccccgtcatcttcctcgtcatcttgTTCGTGGATGTCATGCGTGGGAGAAACATCTGACATCATACATTCTCGGCTTGTTACATCTCCAGCGGAAAGTACGCGGCCGTCGTCTTCAATTgctccctcttcgtcatcactgATTGGATCAAATTCTTCTTCACTTGTTTTgatggcttcctcctcctcgagcCTCTCTTGATCGACGTCCTCAATCGATGATTTTTCAAGGCAGCTCAACGTCTCAATGTCCAGGTTAAATATCTCTGAGCACTTGTACATCATTAGGTCTTGAATGGTCGATTCATTGAGCGACCCACGACGATAGTGGCAGATATCTCGCGCAGTGTTGAATAGACGCTCGACACCAGCGCCAGTGGCCGGAACGGAAAGCAAGTCGCGAGCAAGTCGCGACAGAACGGGGTATTCATGTTCGTGCTCTTTCCAATAGGCTCGCGGCGGCAGCTGGACGGTTCCTGCGGAAGTCAGCTTGCCATGAGGCAACAATTATCTCAGGGTCTTCGCTCACCCTCTCTCAAATATCGGTCTACTTCGTCGTATTCGCTTCTTGCACTCAGCTGGGAAGTACTCAGTGGGGTGAGGAGCCGGTCCAACTCTGACGCCTGCTGTGGACAAGAGGAATGCATCGGCCGAAACGACATCTCGGGCGTCTCGCGTTTGTACTGTGCAAAGCAATTCCTCAAGTAATCACAGTAGCGTTTGGATGTTTCGCTCTGGCATTTAGAATATTCCGTGTCATCAAAGGCGCAGAGTTTGTACTGCGGTGCGAGCAAGGTTCCTGTACCATAAAGAAACCCATGATCGCGATAGGTCTTTtcataatattcttttaacTTTTGCTTCGCAGCAAGCAATGCATCATACATGGCCCGCTTCCATGGCGTTGTCTTGTTGCTTAAGCGTTGATTTGACCGTTCGATGTGTTCCAGCAGCTTTCTGTAGACGAGAAACACACTGTGGATCGTGACATCTTTTGTCTTCATGAGGGCCATGGTGAACTGAAAGAATGGCTTGGTCAATTGCAGGAGGTAATCAATCTGtcgccatccatcatcagtgATGCTGAATTGCGAGTAGTCATGGTCATTGCAGTATTTATCAATACAGTTTCGCAACTTGCGCGCCCGCCGGAGCATCAAGAACGTCGAGTTCCAGCGTGTTTGCACATCGTGGATTGGAAATAGTCGAGTCCGACCTGACTGAAGACACAGGAACGCATCCCGCCGTTGGGGACTTGCATTAACAAAGGTAGCAAACGACCTGATCTATTGGAAGACCCCATTAGCTCCGTCCTTTCTATCAACCAGATAACAGAAAACAGACCTTTCCGAGTGTGCTAGCCACGCCCTCATGATCAGCCGAACTTCTGAGATAACTCATCTGTGAGTCTGACCATACATTTGCCACTTCTTTATTCTGAGGCGCTGCTTTGATATGCCCCAGAAGCCGCTTTAGACAAAGCTGGATGACATGCGCCATGCATGGAACCCGGATAATAGAGTCCCGAGAACGGATCGCGCCAGTGGAAAGAAGCGTCTCTTGCAGCGCTCGGACCAAAGTCTCGTTGTTTGTCGCATTGTCAGTGGTTACGCTGAAGATTCGACTCAAAAGATGCCGTTCCCGCAGTAACTGAAGCAGGACGTCGCTCAGATTAACCCCTGAATGAGGACCGTGCAGAGGCTCGAAACCAAGGAGCAACTCTCTATAATTCCACTCTTTATCAATGAAATAGACTGTGATAGCCATGAATGCTTGCTGGAATGGGCTGGTCCAACAGTCCAAGGCGAGAGAAACTTTCGCAT harbors:
- a CDS encoding uncharacterized protein (COG:L;~EggNog:ENOG410PY1H;~InterPro:IPR012337,IPR008906;~PFAM:PF05699;~go_function: GO:0046983 - protein dimerization activity [Evidence IEA]), giving the protein MAMASTTSCSSRSMSHTFSPALSIEPSSDSFPDSDFQISPFPHSSESLDVLADKPPPTLRRVGSDRRKNWLLFEPAQEDDFLSWWLDTEYGRQMNRHGRARIRWSVESHSAEVWKQFDQVAEIHSGRPKVICRNCMTLLDHPQHKSHGTSAMGKHQRSSSCRKGKKKVSQQSLISDSIQRTPVSSSSPNKFTKAQLEEQLLKTITCLRLPFQIVEDNEFQRLLNLVRSGPQGVELPSAKTLRRRLREAVVTQQEMQLRDLPEDAKVSLALDCWTSPFQQAFMAITVYFIDKEWNYRELLLGFEPLHGPHSGVNLSDVLLQLLRERHLLSRIFSVTTDNATNNETLVRALQETLLSTGAIRSRDSIIRVPCMAHVIQLCLKRLLGHIKAAPQNKEVANVWSDSQMSYLRSSADHEGVASTLGKIRSFATFVNASPQRRDAFLCLQSGRTRLFPIHDVQTRWNSTFLMLRRARKLRNCIDKYCNDHDYSQFSITDDGWRQIDYLLQLTKPFFQFTMALMKTKDVTIHSVFLVYRKLLEHIERSNQRLSNKTTPWKRAMYDALLAAKQKLKEYYEKTYRDHGFLYGTGTLLAPQYKLCAFDDTEYSKCQSETSKRYCDYLRNCFAQYKRETPEMSFRPMHSSCPQQASELDRLLTPLSTSQLSARSEYDEVDRYLREGTVQLPPRAYWKEHEHEYPVLSRLARDLLSVPATGAGVERLFNTARDICHYRRGSLNESTIQDLMMYKCSEIFNLDIETLSCLEKSSIEDVDQERLEEEEAIKTSEEEFDPISDDEEGAIEDDGRVLSAGDVTSRECMMSDVSPTHDIHEQDDEEDDGEKEQNEEDDGEKEQNEEEATDDELLPPPIQQLRDRSQKRSSGRVTVPSSRLQGYELY